The following proteins are co-located in the Paenibacillus sp. JNUCC32 genome:
- a CDS encoding MFS transporter: MNTDLQPKTKPKLSKDYTLHLATIFLGFIIFGISENIKGPAIPRIQFDFRLDEMQIGTLLSLNALGYLIACSFTALLTRKIGIKWVSMAAFGSMAISGVLIFLSHSYPLFTASYFLMYIGNGMLEIGLAILSARIFVRNTGTMMNLSHFFYGISSTVAPMIASGLMTVTVFNYTLDWRGMYLAMLMLSILPMIPALMSKFPGDDLSETERTPLKLLVKDPALWLVVMILSFGVVSEMAVGGWLVNFLEKSYKWEPAAAAGMLSAFFLCFSAARLLLGPITDRIGFTLSIIILSGLTGVCTFVAIFGGESYAFLFAAAGIGIAPIYPTVMALIAKRYPNESDTAITFTVTMMGIGSVIGNYAIGAITNGFKQMYGSGTELGLLRGLQAGYGFIGLCAVLCSLFGIVLYRYLKVRKQLI, encoded by the coding sequence GTGAATACTGACCTTCAACCAAAAACAAAACCTAAATTGAGCAAAGACTACACTCTGCATTTGGCAACGATCTTTCTAGGCTTTATCATATTCGGGATATCGGAGAATATTAAGGGGCCCGCCATTCCGCGGATCCAATTCGATTTTCGATTGGATGAAATGCAGATCGGCACCTTGCTCTCCCTGAACGCGCTCGGGTACCTGATCGCGTGCTCCTTCACCGCGCTGTTGACCCGGAAGATCGGAATCAAGTGGGTCAGCATGGCTGCCTTCGGATCGATGGCCATCTCGGGCGTGTTGATCTTCCTGTCCCACAGCTACCCTCTGTTTACCGCATCCTACTTCTTAATGTACATTGGGAACGGTATGCTGGAGATCGGCCTCGCGATATTGTCAGCCCGAATCTTTGTGCGCAATACGGGCACGATGATGAACCTGTCCCATTTCTTCTACGGTATCAGCTCAACGGTCGCCCCGATGATTGCATCCGGTCTCATGACCGTTACCGTGTTTAATTACACGCTGGATTGGCGGGGCATGTACCTGGCCATGCTGATGTTATCCATACTTCCCATGATCCCGGCACTCATGAGTAAGTTTCCCGGGGACGATCTATCCGAAACGGAACGGACTCCGCTGAAGCTGCTGGTCAAAGATCCCGCGCTGTGGCTGGTCGTCATGATCCTATCCTTCGGCGTCGTATCGGAGATGGCGGTTGGCGGATGGCTCGTCAACTTTCTTGAAAAATCGTACAAATGGGAACCTGCAGCGGCAGCCGGCATGCTATCCGCGTTCTTCCTCTGCTTCTCGGCGGCACGCCTGCTGCTTGGCCCGATAACGGACCGGATCGGCTTCACGCTGTCCATCATCATTCTGTCCGGACTGACCGGAGTATGTACGTTTGTCGCGATTTTCGGCGGAGAATCCTACGCCTTCCTGTTTGCGGCGGCAGGCATCGGGATTGCCCCGATCTATCCGACGGTCATGGCTCTCATTGCCAAAAGATATCCGAATGAGAGCGACACCGCGATTACGTTCACCGTCACCATGATGGGGATCGGCAGCGTCATCGGCAATTACGCGATCGGCGCGATCACGAACGGATTCAAGCAAATGTACGGCAGCGGTACAGAGCTCGGCCTGCTGCGCGGGCTCCAGGCCGGTTATGGCTTCATTGGATTATGTGCCGTCCTATGTTCGCTATTCGGCATCGTCTTATACCGTTATTTAAAAGTCCGCAAGCAATTAATTTGA
- a CDS encoding ROK family transcriptional regulator has product MIHTRKEALPTPQSMKFAVRRALRSTLLELGSGTKAELSERLGISFPTVSKVMELMVQEGEVNLLGQDESSGGRRANRYAFNPDYMLGLAVYYEKEQSVYTVFNWNGDLLERKAEDGILHRGPEALASQMANWTRRYPEIRSIAVGMPAAVRDGLIFHVPSYGTFQDYNLQSYLEDLFSIPVIVENDMNAAVLGYHNLSGSEEASLVYVYLGHNGPGAGLLINGNVVRGRSFFTGEIGFVPMSEGSNFQDILERNRSVMSSLIEPNQEQIDALSRLSAAFTAILNPDAILWCEHNLSPSALVSIKERASAYVPERHLPEMLLRDWEHDYLAGLQRIALDMMISDTSAM; this is encoded by the coding sequence GTGATTCATACGCGCAAAGAAGCTTTGCCTACGCCGCAATCCATGAAATTCGCCGTCCGGCGCGCGCTCCGTTCGACGCTGCTGGAGCTGGGGAGCGGAACCAAAGCCGAGCTCAGCGAAAGACTCGGCATCAGCTTTCCGACTGTTAGCAAAGTTATGGAGCTCATGGTGCAGGAAGGTGAAGTCAACCTGCTCGGGCAGGATGAATCCAGCGGCGGCCGACGTGCGAACCGCTATGCTTTTAATCCGGACTATATGCTGGGTCTCGCCGTTTATTATGAGAAAGAGCAGAGCGTATACACTGTTTTTAATTGGAACGGCGACTTGCTCGAGCGGAAGGCTGAAGACGGCATCCTTCATCGTGGACCGGAAGCCTTGGCTTCCCAAATGGCAAACTGGACCCGCCGTTATCCAGAGATACGCTCCATCGCCGTTGGCATGCCTGCGGCGGTGCGGGACGGTCTTATTTTCCATGTGCCGTCGTATGGAACATTCCAGGATTACAACCTCCAATCTTACCTGGAGGATCTGTTCTCCATTCCTGTCATCGTAGAGAATGACATGAATGCAGCCGTGCTCGGTTACCACAATCTCAGCGGCTCGGAGGAGGCTTCCCTCGTATACGTGTACCTCGGTCACAACGGACCGGGGGCCGGACTGCTCATTAATGGAAACGTCGTTCGCGGCCGCTCGTTCTTCACGGGCGAGATCGGCTTCGTCCCGATGAGCGAGGGCAGCAATTTTCAAGACATATTGGAACGTAATCGTTCCGTGATGAGCAGTCTCATCGAGCCGAATCAGGAGCAAATCGATGCCTTAAGCCGGCTAAGTGCCGCCTTCACCGCGATTCTCAATCCCGATGCCATTCTGTGGTGCGAGCATAATCTCTCGCCCTCCGCCCTTGTCTCCATTAAAGAGCGTGCCTCCGCCTACGTGCCGGAGCGGCATCTTCCCGAAATGCTGCTTCGCGATTGGGAACACGACTATCTAGCCGGCTTGCAGCGGATCGCTCTGGATATGATGATATCCGATACAAGCGCAATGTAA
- a CDS encoding LacI family DNA-binding transcriptional regulator, producing the protein MIIASRKEVAQLAGVSEATVSRVLNGVGPIKEETKQRVLEAADRLGYTPSALARSFARRRSGNLGVVMPYLPKARIFSAYYFSEILSGIGSKALESKHDLLMLFREPGGSMDYLNLFRTQKVDACIILGARDDEGERAAIKQLSEADRPYCLINQYFDGEAFHVMDADHVEGSYQAVHHLIGQGFRQIAFLNGPPQYSNSRDRLKGYTRALDEAGIKPDESLLFEGNFSRKSGYAAAELIAGKLDRIEAVFAANDRMAIGLQQGLRALGIAEDRMPAFVGYDDSEAAELCTPPLTSVRVPFYELGYLAAEHVLRLLDDSDSPDGSGSNAALHRQLPTRLVVRASSLHQNQ; encoded by the coding sequence ATGATTATCGCTAGTCGTAAAGAGGTAGCACAGCTTGCCGGCGTTTCGGAAGCAACGGTATCCCGCGTCCTGAATGGTGTCGGGCCGATCAAGGAGGAGACCAAGCAGCGCGTGCTGGAAGCGGCGGATCGGCTTGGATATACCCCAAGCGCGCTAGCCCGCAGTTTTGCGCGGCGCAGGAGCGGTAATCTTGGCGTCGTTATGCCTTACCTGCCGAAAGCTCGCATATTCTCCGCCTATTATTTTTCGGAGATCCTAAGCGGCATCGGCAGTAAGGCGCTGGAGAGCAAGCATGACCTGCTGATGCTGTTCCGTGAACCCGGCGGTTCGATGGATTACTTGAACCTGTTTCGTACCCAGAAGGTGGATGCCTGCATCATTCTCGGCGCCAGGGACGATGAAGGCGAGCGCGCAGCCATCAAACAGCTGAGTGAAGCGGACCGCCCTTATTGCCTTATTAATCAATACTTTGACGGCGAGGCGTTTCACGTCATGGATGCCGATCATGTGGAAGGCAGCTATCAAGCCGTTCATCACTTGATCGGGCAGGGATTCCGTCAAATTGCTTTTCTTAATGGCCCGCCCCAGTATTCCAACAGTCGCGACCGGCTGAAGGGGTACACCCGGGCGCTGGACGAAGCGGGAATCAAGCCGGATGAATCCTTGCTGTTCGAGGGCAACTTCAGCCGCAAGAGCGGTTATGCCGCAGCCGAGCTAATCGCCGGGAAGCTGGACCGGATCGAAGCGGTGTTTGCGGCCAATGACCGCATGGCGATCGGATTACAGCAGGGCCTGCGCGCGTTAGGTATTGCAGAGGATCGAATGCCTGCCTTTGTCGGTTATGACGACTCGGAGGCTGCAGAGCTCTGCACCCCGCCGCTCACCAGCGTAAGAGTTCCTTTCTATGAACTGGGATATCTTGCCGCGGAGCATGTGCTTCGCCTGCTGGACGACTCCGATTCGCCGGACGGCAGCGGATCGAACGCCGCGCTGCATCGGCAGCTGCCTACTCGCCTGGTGGTCCGCGCATCTTCGCTTCATCAAAATCAATGA
- a CDS encoding Gfo/Idh/MocA family protein, producing the protein MKQLRVGMIGYKFMGKAHSNAYRSLPMFFPKALKPEMVAICGRNASAVQEAADQLGWRESVTDWKQLVNREDIDLVDINAPSDAHKEIALAAAKAGKHIFCEKPLALTLADAREMLRAAEDAGVTHMVGFNYRFSPAVRLAKKLIDSGRLGQIYHFRAWFLQDWIMDPQFPLVWRLQKEVAGSGSHGDLGAHLIDLAHYLVGDMQEVIGMSETFIKERPIASEMTGLSAKGSEGGPMGQVTVDDATLFMTRFENGALGSFEATRFAAGHRSTNSFEINGSLGSVKFDFERMNELEVYFTTDDEDVQGFRRVLATDPVHDYMEAWWPPGHTIGFEHTFTHEFLELSNAISEGRQPVPNFADGVKCQAVLEAVDKSIEERRWVQLSEM; encoded by the coding sequence ATGAAACAATTACGTGTCGGCATGATCGGATATAAATTCATGGGCAAAGCCCACAGCAACGCATATCGAAGCCTTCCGATGTTTTTTCCGAAAGCGCTGAAGCCTGAAATGGTGGCAATCTGCGGCCGCAATGCGTCGGCCGTGCAAGAAGCGGCGGATCAGCTGGGCTGGCGTGAAAGCGTTACCGATTGGAAGCAGCTCGTGAATCGGGAGGATATCGATCTGGTCGATATCAATGCTCCAAGCGACGCCCATAAGGAAATTGCGTTGGCCGCGGCGAAGGCCGGCAAGCATATTTTCTGCGAGAAGCCGCTCGCGCTGACCTTGGCCGACGCCAGAGAGATGCTGCGGGCGGCGGAAGATGCGGGAGTCACCCATATGGTCGGGTTTAACTACAGATTTTCTCCGGCCGTAAGACTGGCCAAGAAATTGATTGACAGCGGCAGATTGGGCCAGATCTACCACTTTCGTGCCTGGTTTCTGCAGGACTGGATCATGGACCCGCAGTTCCCGCTGGTATGGCGGTTGCAGAAGGAAGTGGCCGGCTCCGGATCGCATGGGGATCTGGGCGCTCACCTGATCGACCTGGCGCATTATCTGGTCGGGGATATGCAGGAAGTAATCGGGATGAGCGAGACCTTCATCAAGGAGCGTCCCATTGCCAGCGAGATGACCGGATTAAGCGCAAAAGGAAGCGAAGGCGGCCCCATGGGCCAAGTTACGGTAGACGACGCTACGTTATTCATGACCCGCTTCGAGAATGGGGCGCTGGGCAGCTTCGAGGCAACGCGGTTTGCCGCGGGACATCGCAGCACCAATTCCTTCGAGATCAACGGCAGCTTGGGCAGCGTGAAATTTGATTTTGAACGGATGAACGAACTGGAGGTTTACTTCACGACCGACGATGAGGACGTTCAGGGCTTCCGCCGGGTACTGGCAACCGATCCCGTACACGATTATATGGAAGCATGGTGGCCGCCGGGGCATACGATCGGCTTCGAACACACCTTTACGCATGAATTTCTTGAGTTGTCGAACGCGATTTCGGAGGGACGGCAGCCGGTGCCTAATTTCGCGGACGGCGTAAAATGCCAAGCCGTCCTGGAAGCCGTGGATAAATCGATCGAAGAACGACGCTGGGTGCAGCTGTCTGAAATGTAA
- a CDS encoding ThuA domain-containing protein codes for MKKALIVWGGWDGHEPEQVAGIFAELLRGEQYEVEVSDTLDAFNDAEKLQALDLIVPVWTMGEISKQQVENVSLAVQKGTGLAGCHGGMCDSFRNNVDWQFMTGGNWVAHPGNDGVEYRVEIKSSSSPLVEGLQDFTVASEQYYLHVDPAVEVLATTRFPVAAGPHLLNKAVDMPVAWTKRWGYGRVYYNSLGHHADIVDMPQVKEMMRRGLLWAAEGKSLYAGSDMSFFTEGQGYTGMGDSQ; via the coding sequence ATGAAAAAGGCTTTAATCGTATGGGGCGGCTGGGACGGACACGAACCGGAGCAGGTTGCCGGCATTTTCGCGGAATTGCTTCGGGGCGAGCAGTATGAAGTGGAAGTATCCGACACGCTGGATGCATTTAACGATGCGGAGAAGCTGCAGGCATTGGATCTGATCGTGCCGGTATGGACGATGGGCGAAATATCGAAGCAGCAAGTGGAGAACGTATCGCTTGCCGTTCAGAAGGGAACCGGCTTGGCCGGCTGCCATGGCGGGATGTGCGATTCTTTCCGCAATAATGTGGACTGGCAGTTCATGACGGGAGGAAACTGGGTTGCGCATCCGGGAAACGACGGAGTGGAGTACCGGGTCGAGATCAAATCCAGCTCCAGTCCGCTAGTGGAAGGGCTGCAGGATTTCACCGTGGCATCCGAGCAGTATTATCTGCATGTGGATCCGGCCGTCGAAGTGCTGGCCACCACCCGTTTTCCGGTTGCGGCAGGACCGCATCTGCTGAACAAAGCGGTTGACATGCCGGTGGCGTGGACGAAGCGCTGGGGATACGGACGGGTGTATTACAATTCGCTAGGTCATCATGCAGATATCGTCGACATGCCGCAGGTGAAGGAAATGATGCGGAGAGGACTGCTGTGGGCCGCCGAGGGCAAGTCATTGTATGCCGGCTCGGACATGAGTTTCTTTACCGAAGGTCAGGGCTACACAGGCATGGGAGACAGCCAATAA
- a CDS encoding Gfo/Idh/MocA family protein — protein MKKVKVGIIGCGKISGIYMENCHKFDILELTACADIDRARAEEQAAKYNIPNVYTTEELLADPEIELVINLTIPALHAQIMLDALEAGKHVYVEKPLGVTREEGRAVLDMAAAKGLLVGCAPETFLGAGIQTALKLIEDGRIGKPIAATAFMMSRGHEHWHPDPEFYYAAGGGPMFDMGPYYLTALVQLLGPIRGISGMTGAALAERTITSEKKQGQKIKVDIPTHVAGLIDFQNGAIGTLITSFDVFGGSTLPNIEIYGTKGTLLVPDPNTFGGPVKYRLTGETEWTEEPLLPGYNENTRGIGPADMAYAIRSGRAHRASGELAYHVLEAMWGFHDASDDGKRYEMSSTCDIPAPLPLDLPKYTLDQ, from the coding sequence ATGAAGAAGGTAAAGGTAGGCATTATCGGCTGCGGTAAAATCAGCGGCATTTATATGGAAAACTGCCACAAGTTCGACATCCTCGAGCTGACGGCCTGTGCGGATATCGATCGAGCCCGTGCCGAGGAACAGGCCGCCAAATATAATATCCCGAATGTTTATACCACCGAGGAGCTGCTCGCGGACCCGGAAATTGAGCTGGTCATTAATCTGACGATTCCTGCCCTTCATGCGCAAATAATGCTGGATGCATTGGAAGCCGGCAAGCATGTGTACGTCGAGAAGCCGCTGGGCGTAACCCGGGAAGAGGGCAGAGCGGTGTTGGACATGGCAGCAGCCAAAGGGCTGCTGGTAGGATGCGCCCCCGAGACATTCCTTGGAGCCGGTATCCAAACGGCCCTGAAGCTGATTGAGGATGGACGTATCGGCAAGCCGATCGCAGCTACCGCATTCATGATGAGCCGCGGACATGAGCATTGGCATCCGGATCCGGAATTTTATTATGCCGCCGGCGGCGGTCCGATGTTCGACATGGGGCCTTACTATCTGACGGCACTGGTCCAATTGCTGGGACCGATCCGCGGTATTAGCGGAATGACCGGCGCTGCGCTCGCGGAGCGGACCATTACCAGCGAGAAGAAGCAAGGGCAGAAGATTAAGGTAGACATTCCTACGCATGTAGCCGGACTTATCGATTTTCAGAATGGAGCCATCGGCACGCTGATTACGAGTTTCGATGTTTTTGGAGGCAGCACGCTTCCTAATATTGAGATTTACGGCACCAAGGGTACGCTTCTCGTTCCGGATCCCAACACCTTCGGCGGGCCGGTAAAATACCGATTGACCGGTGAAACCGAGTGGACGGAAGAACCGCTGCTTCCGGGGTATAACGAGAATACGAGGGGGATCGGCCCTGCGGATATGGCCTACGCCATCCGGAGCGGAAGAGCTCATCGAGCGAGCGGCGAGCTTGCCTATCATGTGCTTGAAGCCATGTGGGGGTTCCATGATGCTTCCGATGACGGCAAACGGTATGAGATGTCCAGCACCTGCGACATCCCGGCACCGCTTCCGCTTGATTTGCCGAAGTACACCCTGGATCAATAA
- a CDS encoding pentapeptide repeat-containing protein, with translation MTPPNAAGSSAPIKIVKPKLPKQLEPVILSDAGVDDESSFVQSACQDETLVYVTANKVQFDQMIFDNVTFQHVTLHHAELTDLVFNHCDLSNVDLSEAIMYRVQFNHCKILGLDLTAATIRNVVFDHCTGDYATFRFANMKQVSFQSTSLVKSDFYHSELSKVEFMDCQIDQSQFSGTKLAGIDLSRTDFHHIGATLEDLQGCIISPHQAIPLTKIFGLVVKE, from the coding sequence ATGACACCCCCCAATGCGGCCGGTTCATCGGCACCGATCAAAATCGTGAAACCCAAGCTCCCCAAGCAGCTTGAGCCTGTGATCCTGTCCGACGCCGGTGTTGACGACGAATCCTCGTTCGTTCAATCCGCTTGTCAGGACGAGACGCTTGTCTATGTTACGGCCAACAAGGTTCAGTTCGACCAAATGATCTTCGATAACGTGACGTTCCAGCACGTCACGCTCCATCATGCCGAACTGACGGACCTCGTGTTCAACCACTGCGACTTGTCCAATGTTGATCTCAGCGAGGCCATCATGTATCGGGTACAATTTAATCATTGCAAAATATTGGGGCTCGACCTGACGGCCGCCACCATCCGTAATGTCGTATTCGACCATTGTACGGGCGACTATGCCACGTTCCGGTTTGCCAACATGAAGCAGGTATCCTTCCAATCGACTTCGCTCGTCAAATCGGATTTTTATCATTCCGAGTTAAGCAAGGTAGAGTTTATGGACTGCCAGATCGATCAATCGCAGTTCTCCGGCACGAAGCTTGCGGGAATCGATCTAAGCCGAACGGACTTCCACCATATCGGCGCGACGCTGGAAGATCTTCAAGGATGCATTATATCGCCGCATCAAGCCATTCCGCTAACGAAAATATTCGGTCTTGTCGTAAAAGAATAA